The segment AGCTGATTTCTAATGCCGCAGATGACCCCCGCCATGGCTGGCGGGTGGTCGCGGAAGGGCGCGGAATGGAAGCACGGGTTACCCCTGCGCCACACCCCCGTGGTACTAGCGTCGGCGTGCGCGATCTATTTTTTAATACCCCCGCCAGGCGCAAGTTTCTGCGCACTGAAAAGACCGAATTTGCCCATGTTGAAGAGGCGTTTCGCCGCCAGGCGCTATCGCGTTACGACATCGCCTGGGTATTGCGCCATAACCAAAAAGTCATTCATCAACTGCCTGCCGGTCACTCTGCGGCGGCCCGCGAGCGGCGTATTGCCTCGCTGCTGGGCAAAAACTTTATCGAGCACGCCCGCTATATCGAACGTGAAGCGGGCGGTTTGCGGCTAAGCGGCTGGGTAGGGCTGCCCACGCACTCGCGTTCCCAGGCCGACCAGCAATACTTTTTTGTCAATGGACGCGTAGTGCGTGATCGCTTGGTCGCCCACGCGGTGCGCCAAGCCTATCGCGATGTGCTGTTTAACGGCCGTCATCCGGTATTTGTGCTCTATCTGGAGCTTGATCCCGACGTAGTAGACGTTAACGTTCACCCCACCAAGCACGAAGTGCGCTTTCGTGATGGCCGCATGGTGCACGATTTTCTCTATTCAAGCCTCCATCACTCTCTGGCGTCCGCTAAACCTGCCGAGAGCTCGGGCGAGGAGGGTGCCGAGGTGGCTGATACCTCAGACGCATTGGCACAGGGCGCGGCTGCTGAAGCGAACGCTGAACAGCCCCGTTGGCAGCAGCAAGGAATTGCGCTGACCCACTCGCCGGATCGCCACCCTGGCGCAGAGCGTGTTCGCCGCTTTATGCAGGGTTATCAGGCGCTCCATCCCAATCACGAAGAAACGCTGTTAACGCCCCAGTCGAGCGCTCTCGAAGAGCGAGTCAATGAGGTGCGTGAAGCGCCCCTGGCAATGCCTGACAACGATCCCACTGCGCCACCGCCGCTGGGATTTGCGCTGGGGCAGTTGCACGGCATTTATATTCTGGCTCAGAACGCAGAGGGTTTGGTGCTGGTGGATATGCATGCCGCCCATGAGCGAATCGTCTATGAGCGCATGAAAACACAGCTGGCCGCCGCCAAAGGGTTGGATGCACAGCCGCTGCTGGTGCCCGTCTCGATTGCCGCTAGTCGGGCTGAAGTGGCCACGGCAGAGAGCGAGCAGGCGGCGATTGCCAAGCTGGGTATTGAGCTGGATATCGCCGGGCCAGAGACGCTGCTGGTGCGCCAATTGCCCGCTTTACTTGCTCAGGCTGATCCGGAGGCGCTGGTTCGTCAGATGCTGGAAGAGCTGGCGCGCTATGGGCGTACCCATCAGGTCGAGGCGCGACTGCATGAACTACTCTCCACCATGGCCTGCCATGGTAGCGTGCGTGCCAATCGACGACTCACCATCGACGAAATGAATGCGCTACTGCGCGATATGGAGCGCACCGAGCGCAGCGACCAATGCAATCACGGGCGCCCTACATGGACCCAAATGGGTCTCAAAGCGCTTGATCGACTGTTCTTGCGAGGGCAATAGCTGCTCGGACAATAGCTACGTTGACCATAGCGGCGCACAAAGCAATTACCATTTTCTTACCTGATGGAACCGCGCATGGCTGATACCCGCCCTTGGGCGATTTTTTTAATGGGCCCGACGGCTGCCGGGAAAACCGATACGGCGATGGCGCTGCATGAACGCCTGGGACATGAGCTCATCAGCGTTGACTCGGCGATGGTGTATCGCGGTATGGATATTGGCAGCGCCAAACCCAGCGCGGCTGAGCTAGCTCGTGCGCCCCACCACTTGATCGATATCCACGACCCCGCTGAGCCCTATTCGGCCGCCGATTTTCGTGTAGATGCACTTTCGCTTATGCGACAAATCAGCGCGGCGGGGAGGGTTCCGCTCTTGGTCGGCGGTACCATGCTTTATTACAAGCGATTGATTGAGGGCGTGGCTAATATGCCTTCCTCCAATCCCGTCATTCGCCAGCAGCTCGAAGCGCAGTGGCAAGCCGAAGGGCTTTCGTCGTTGCATAAACGATTGGCAGAGGTGGATGCGGTATCCGCGCAGCGTATTCATCCTAATGATCC is part of the Halomonas alkaliantarctica genome and harbors:
- the miaA gene encoding tRNA (adenosine(37)-N6)-dimethylallyltransferase MiaA, encoding MADTRPWAIFLMGPTAAGKTDTAMALHERLGHELISVDSAMVYRGMDIGSAKPSAAELARAPHHLIDIHDPAEPYSAADFRVDALSLMRQISAAGRVPLLVGGTMLYYKRLIEGVANMPSSNPVIRQQLEAQWQAEGLSSLHKRLAEVDAVSAQRIHPNDPQRLMRALEVYYASGRPMSELWAEQQPETFPWRVLSIGLAPSDRSLLHRRIAQRFEVMLGEGLINEVAALKKRNDLHLGLPAMKSVGYRQVWEYLEGDYDYAYLVERGVIATRQLAKRQLTWLRSWPELNWVDSQRSDALDQVLKLVRESGA
- the mutL gene encoding DNA mismatch repair endonuclease MutL, encoding MTATAPRIHVLDPRLANQIAAGEVVERPSSVTKELIENAIDAGSQRIEVEIEQGGARLIKVRDDGIGIGEEDLPLALARHATSKIGSLEDLEGVSSLGFRGEALASISSVSRLELISNAADDPRHGWRVVAEGRGMEARVTPAPHPRGTSVGVRDLFFNTPARRKFLRTEKTEFAHVEEAFRRQALSRYDIAWVLRHNQKVIHQLPAGHSAAARERRIASLLGKNFIEHARYIEREAGGLRLSGWVGLPTHSRSQADQQYFFVNGRVVRDRLVAHAVRQAYRDVLFNGRHPVFVLYLELDPDVVDVNVHPTKHEVRFRDGRMVHDFLYSSLHHSLASAKPAESSGEEGAEVADTSDALAQGAAAEANAEQPRWQQQGIALTHSPDRHPGAERVRRFMQGYQALHPNHEETLLTPQSSALEERVNEVREAPLAMPDNDPTAPPPLGFALGQLHGIYILAQNAEGLVLVDMHAAHERIVYERMKTQLAAAKGLDAQPLLVPVSIAASRAEVATAESEQAAIAKLGIELDIAGPETLLVRQLPALLAQADPEALVRQMLEELARYGRTHQVEARLHELLSTMACHGSVRANRRLTIDEMNALLRDMERTERSDQCNHGRPTWTQMGLKALDRLFLRGQ